The following coding sequences are from one Octopus bimaculoides isolate UCB-OBI-ISO-001 chromosome 3, ASM119413v2, whole genome shotgun sequence window:
- the LOC106874723 gene encoding zinc finger MYM-type protein 6-like — MKPSHLKYHFEAKHSDKKDKPLLYLLQLSSSFKKQIQTFNTLLQETSKQENDGLITSYNIALLVAKSGKFQTIGETLLRPVIEEVLSTVMHEKPDYIMMIPLSNNTISRRIDEMANDLKHQLINILQRSEISIQVDESTFVDNQCLMMVYVEYSSENIRPSEEMLLTEKLPLDSKGATIFYTLKSFLFGHNIPLSYILASASDRAPSMIGRYRGNRKTPVDCKSFITIFISKLVLSNIPKRQFHQFPQLDSLNDELIDEDLTTYRNYLQSLHYNGGVISRCYCAEYSKLV, encoded by the exons ATGAAACCTTCACACTTGAAGTATCACTTTGAAGCAAAGCATTCTGACAAGAAGGACAAGCCATTGTTATACTTGTTGCAACTGAGCTCCTCTttcaaaaagcaaatacaaacattcaacacGCTACTCCAGGAAACTAGTAAACAGGAGAATGATGGGTTGATTACATCGTACAACATTGCATTGCTTGTTGCTAAGTCTGGGAAGTTTCAAACtattggagaaacattacttcgcCCAGTTATCGAAGAGGTTTTGTCTACCGTTATGCACGAAAAACCAGATTACATTATGATGATCCCACTTAGTAATAACACAATTTCTCGACGCATTGATGAAATGGCCAACGATCTCAAACATCAGCTCATTAATATTCTTCAACGTTCTGAAATTTCTATACAAGTGGATGAGTCAACTTTTGTGGACAATCAATGTTTAATGATGGTATATGTTGAGTATAGCAGCGAAAATATTCGACCCAGTGAGGAAATGCTGCTCACAGAGAAATTGCCGCTTGATTCAAAAGGTGCAACTATTTTTTACACTCTCAAATCTTTCCTTTTTGGACATAATATCCCACTCAGTTATATTCTTGCCTCTGCGTCTGATAGAGCCCCTTCGATGATAGGAAGATACAGAG GGAACAGAAAAACTCCCgttgattgtaaatcatttatcactaTTTTCATTTCGAAATTGGTGTTGTCTAATATTCCAAAACGTCAATTTCATCAATTTCCACAACTTGACTCTTTGAATGATGAATTGATTGATGAGGATTTAACTACATATCGCaactatttacaatcattgcacTATAACGGTGGAgtgatttcaagatgttattgcgctgaatattccaaattggtatag